GGCGATGAGGGCGCGCAGTTCATGGGCGGTCGGGTCAGGGTAGCGGTTGAACGGGAATTCCGGCAGCCGCTTTGCCAGCTTCGTGAGGATCGCCTTAGGCAGGTTCGAGGGATTCTCGTTGCTCGCGAGAATGACCTCGGCCTTGAGCTCCTTAGCGTCGTAGGGTGTCAGAGCTTCAAGCTCCGGCCGAGACGGACGGATAGGCGACATCTATGAGCCACCTTCCTCTTCCAGGTCGGTCAGTTCGTCGAGTTCCTCTTCGTACGCGTCGTGCTCGTCTCCGGCCATCTCGGCCACCGCCTCGAGGCGAAGCGAAACCGCACGGGCGTGCGCCCAGAGGCCTTCCTTGCCAGCGATCTCGAGCACTGTCTCGGCATCGGCCTCAAGCGCGTCAAAGCTGTACGACAGAACGCTCGACTTCTTCACGAAGTCGTCAACCGACAGCGGGCTTGAGAAACGTGCCGTGCCGCCGGTGGGCAGAACGTGGTTGGGTCCGGCGACGTAATCGCCCACGCTTTCGGGCGTCCAGGGTCCGAGGAAGATCGCGCCCGCGTTGTGGATGCCGCCGAGCAGCTCGAACGGGTCGGCCATCTGCACCTCAAGGTGCTCAGGCGCGATGAAGTCCGATACCTCGAGCGCGGCGGCGACATCGGGGCACACGACGATAAGGCCGTTATCGGCAAGCGAGCGCGCGGTGATCTCGCCGCGCGGGGACTCGGCAAGCAGCGCCTTGAGCGCATCCTCGACGAGTTCCGGCAACTCGGGATCGGTCGTGACGAGGTAGGTCGCCGCGCGCGGGTCGTGCTCGGCCTGCGCCATGAGATCGATAGCCACGAACAGCGGCTCGGCGGTCTCATCGGCGAGGATGAGGACTTCCGAGGGGCCTGCAAGCATGTCGATACCCACGTCACCCATCACGAGCTTCTTCGCGGCGGTCACATATGCGTTGCCGGGGCCGACGATCTTGTCGACGCGCGGTATCTGCGCGGTGCCGTACGCAAGCGCGGCGACAGCCTGCGCGCCACCGACCTTGTAGATCTCGTCGACGCCGGCCCTCGCAGCGGCGGCCAGCGTGTACGGGTTCACACTTCCGTCTGCCGCAGGCGGCACGACCATCGCGATCTCACCAACACCCGCGACCATCGCCGGGATCGCGGTCATCAGCACGCTGGAGGGGTACTTCGCACGCCCACCCGGCACGTAGATGCCTACGCGCGCAAGCGGTGTCACCTTCTGGCCGAGGAACACGCCGCCTTCCTGCGCGGTGAACCAAGACTGCGGGATCTGTCGGCGGTGGAAGTCCTCGATCGAGTCGGCCGCGAGCGCAATCGCCTCAAGAAACGCCGGTTCGACGGCGGACAGCGCCGCCTCGATTTCCTCGGCGGTGACGAGGAACGTCTTGATGTCGGCCTTGTCGAACGTGGCTGTGTACTCGGAAAGCGCGACGTCACCTCGCGCCTTC
This portion of the Coriobacteriia bacterium genome encodes:
- the hisD gene encoding histidinol dehydrogenase translates to MRKIILRRGQSLTDANLARSGGVDAEVLGVAARIVDDVKARGDVALSEYTATFDKADIKTFLVTAEEIEAALSAVEPAFLEAIALAADSIEDFHRRQIPQSWFTAQEGGVFLGQKVTPLARVGIYVPGGRAKYPSSVLMTAIPAMVAGVGEIAMVVPPAADGSVNPYTLAAAARAGVDEIYKVGGAQAVAALAYGTAQIPRVDKIVGPGNAYVTAAKKLVMGDVGIDMLAGPSEVLILADETAEPLFVAIDLMAQAEHDPRAATYLVTTDPELPELVEDALKALLAESPRGEITARSLADNGLIVVCPDVAAALEVSDFIAPEHLEVQMADPFELLGGIHNAGAIFLGPWTPESVGDYVAGPNHVLPTGGTARFSSPLSVDDFVKKSSVLSYSFDALEADAETVLEIAGKEGLWAHARAVSLRLEAVAEMAGDEHDAYEEELDELTDLEEEGGS